The Streptomyces achromogenes genome window below encodes:
- a CDS encoding sensor histidine kinase, whose translation MRTRLLPLLIVLMAAVLLALGVPLAISVAGAEQQRVVVDRIDDTARFAALAQFVTVSSGVDDPTSASTNERRETLGRELASYYDVYGIRAGVFYTTDTPMAHAPRDWYLPASGEVRDAFEEASLSRRSHDPRQVWPWQRNRLVVASPVIRDGDVVAVVVTDSPTGPMRSRILHGWLVIGAGEAAAMLLAIGAALRLTGWVLRPVRVLDATTHEIASGRLKSRVAVAGGPPELRRLAGAFNEMADNVEDVLEQQRAFVADASHQLRNPLAALLLRIELLGYELPEGNEEIASVQHEGRRLAQVLDDLLDLALAEHAEADLRVTDIGALAAERVAAWAPTAKAKGVRLVGDCPPTTAWADPVTLSSALDAVIDNAVKFTPEGESVEVTVTADGGTSSVVVTDNGPGLTDEELTRVGDRFWRSGRHQNVKGSGLGLSISRALLAAGGGSLSYAHHEPSGLTATVSVPRSPTS comes from the coding sequence TTGCGTACGCGTCTGCTGCCGCTCCTCATCGTCCTGATGGCTGCCGTGCTGCTGGCCCTCGGGGTGCCGCTGGCCATCAGCGTGGCGGGTGCCGAGCAGCAGCGGGTGGTCGTCGACCGCATCGACGACACCGCGCGCTTCGCGGCGCTCGCCCAGTTCGTCACCGTCTCCTCGGGAGTGGACGACCCGACGTCGGCGTCCACGAACGAGCGGCGCGAGACGCTCGGCCGGGAACTCGCGAGCTACTACGACGTCTACGGCATTCGTGCCGGAGTCTTCTACACCACCGACACCCCCATGGCTCATGCTCCGCGCGACTGGTACCTCCCCGCATCGGGTGAGGTGCGGGACGCGTTCGAGGAGGCGTCGCTCAGCCGTCGCAGCCACGACCCCCGGCAGGTGTGGCCGTGGCAGCGCAACCGGCTCGTCGTGGCGTCGCCGGTCATCAGGGACGGCGACGTCGTCGCGGTCGTCGTCACCGACTCGCCCACCGGGCCGATGCGGTCGCGGATCCTGCACGGCTGGCTGGTGATCGGGGCCGGAGAGGCCGCCGCGATGCTGCTGGCCATCGGAGCCGCCCTGCGGCTGACCGGCTGGGTGCTGCGGCCGGTGCGCGTCCTGGACGCCACCACCCACGAGATCGCGAGCGGCCGTCTGAAGTCCCGGGTCGCGGTGGCCGGGGGCCCGCCGGAACTCAGGAGGCTGGCCGGCGCGTTCAACGAGATGGCGGACAACGTCGAGGACGTGCTGGAACAGCAGCGTGCCTTCGTCGCCGACGCCTCGCACCAGTTGCGCAACCCGCTCGCCGCCCTGCTGCTGCGCATCGAACTGCTGGGGTACGAACTCCCGGAGGGCAACGAGGAGATCGCCTCCGTCCAGCACGAGGGCAGACGCCTCGCCCAGGTCCTGGACGATCTGCTGGACCTGGCCCTTGCCGAGCACGCCGAGGCCGACCTGCGGGTCACCGACATCGGCGCGCTGGCCGCCGAGCGCGTCGCCGCCTGGGCGCCCACCGCCAAGGCCAAGGGGGTCCGGCTGGTGGGCGACTGCCCGCCCACCACGGCGTGGGCCGACCCGGTGACGCTGTCCAGCGCTCTGGACGCGGTGATCGACAACGCGGTGAAGTTCACCCCCGAGGGCGAGAGCGTCGAGGTCACGGTCACCGCCGACGGCGGGACCTCCTCGGTCGTCGTCACCGACAACGGGCCGGGGCTGACCGACGAGGAGCTCACGCGCGTGGGCGACCGGTTCTGGCGCAGTGGCCGCCACCAGAACGTGAAGGGCTCGGGTCTCGGCCTGTCCATCTCCCGTGCCCTGCTCGCCGCGGGCGGCGGCTCCCTGTCGTACGCCCACCACGAGCCGAGCGGACTGACGGCGACGGTGTCGGTACCCCGGTCTCCGACGTCGTAG
- a CDS encoding TAXI family TRAP transporter solute-binding subunit: protein MSPSFSRIGRRRALQGTAAGVVVLGLLLWWLLPLGEEPPSGSITLNTGTTSGVYYAYGTQLRTALAKDMPDLDVNLSTSNGSPENVARVAAGGADFAIAAADAVQTYETQHPGPAARLRGVARLYDDYVQLVVARDSDIRSIADLRGRTVATGLPRSGVRLIAERVLKAAGLDPAKDIRAVERGIDTGPEQLKQGKIDAFFWSGGVPTAGLEKLADGFTFRFVPISPELVAKMHDQDDSTGYYRATNMPESAYPTIQNGSTVATIAVSNLLITRTDVDPRLTEWVTRTVIRSRDLIGAHVHSAQLVDLRTAIYTDPLTLHAGARRYYRSVKP from the coding sequence ATGTCCCCGTCGTTCTCCCGCATCGGCAGGCGCCGTGCCCTGCAGGGCACGGCCGCCGGCGTCGTCGTCCTCGGGCTGCTGCTGTGGTGGCTGCTGCCGCTGGGCGAGGAGCCGCCGAGCGGTTCGATCACCCTCAACACGGGCACGACGAGCGGCGTCTACTACGCGTACGGCACCCAGCTGCGCACCGCGCTCGCCAAGGACATGCCCGACCTGGACGTGAACCTGTCGACCAGCAACGGGTCGCCGGAGAACGTCGCGCGCGTGGCGGCGGGCGGGGCCGACTTCGCCATCGCCGCGGCCGACGCGGTGCAGACGTACGAGACGCAGCATCCCGGCCCCGCCGCCCGGCTGCGCGGGGTGGCCCGGCTGTACGACGACTACGTCCAGCTCGTGGTGGCCCGGGACTCGGACATCCGGTCCATCGCGGACCTGCGGGGCAGGACGGTGGCGACGGGTCTGCCCCGCTCCGGCGTGCGGCTGATCGCCGAGCGGGTCCTCAAGGCCGCGGGCCTGGACCCGGCCAAGGACATCAGGGCGGTGGAGCGGGGCATCGACACCGGCCCCGAGCAGCTCAAGCAGGGAAAGATCGACGCGTTCTTCTGGTCGGGAGGGGTGCCGACAGCCGGGCTGGAGAAGCTGGCCGACGGTTTCACCTTCCGGTTCGTGCCGATCAGCCCCGAGCTCGTCGCCAAGATGCACGACCAGGACGACTCCACGGGCTACTACCGGGCGACGAACATGCCCGAGTCGGCCTACCCCACCATCCAGAACGGCTCCACCGTGGCGACGATCGCCGTGTCCAACCTGCTGATCACCCGTACCGACGTGGACCCCCGGCTCACCGAGTGGGTGACCCGTACCGTCATCAGGAGCCGGGATCTCATCGGCGCGCACGTGCACTCCGCCCAGCTGGTCGATCTGCGCACGGCCATCTACACCGACCCGCTCACGCTGCACGCGGGCGCCCGCCGCTACTACCGCTCCGTCAAGCCGTAG
- the miaB gene encoding tRNA (N6-isopentenyl adenosine(37)-C2)-methylthiotransferase MiaB: protein MTSSSDRSLAVDAPAPKSYEIRTYGCQMNVHDSERLSGLLEEAGYVRAPEGSDGDADVVVFNTCAVRENADNRLYGNLGRLAPRKASRPGMQIAVGGCLAQKDRDTIVKKAPWVDVVFGTHNIGKLPVLLERARVQEEAQVEIAESLEAFPSTLPTRRESAYAAWVSISVGCNNTCTFCIVPALRGKEKDRRTGDILAEIEALVGEGVSEITLLGQNVNAYGSDIGDREAFGKLLRACGAIEGLERVRFTSPHPRDFTDDVIAAMAETPNVMPQLHMPLQSGSDTVLKAMRRSYRQERYLGIIEKVRAAIPHAAITTDIIVGFPGETEEDFEQTLHAVREARFAQAFTFQYSKRPGTPAATMEDQIPKEVVQARYERLVALQEEISWEENKKQVGRTLELMVAEGEGRKDGATHRLSGRAPDNRLVHFTKPEQEVRPGDVVTVEVTYAAPHHLLAEGAVLGVRRTRAGDAWEKRTAEKAAKPTGVMLGLPKIGAPEPVPAPAATGCGCD from the coding sequence ATGACCAGCAGCAGTGACCGGAGCCTCGCCGTGGACGCGCCCGCACCCAAGAGCTACGAAATCCGCACTTACGGGTGCCAGATGAACGTCCATGACTCCGAGCGGTTGTCCGGACTGCTCGAAGAGGCCGGGTACGTGCGCGCCCCCGAAGGGTCGGACGGCGACGCGGACGTGGTCGTCTTCAACACCTGCGCGGTGCGCGAGAACGCCGACAACCGGCTCTACGGCAACCTCGGCCGGCTCGCGCCGCGCAAGGCGAGCCGGCCCGGCATGCAGATCGCGGTCGGCGGCTGCCTGGCGCAGAAGGACCGCGACACCATCGTCAAGAAGGCGCCCTGGGTGGACGTCGTCTTCGGCACGCACAACATCGGCAAGCTTCCGGTGCTGCTGGAACGCGCGCGCGTGCAGGAAGAGGCGCAGGTCGAGATCGCCGAGTCGCTCGAGGCCTTCCCGTCCACGCTGCCCACGCGGCGAGAGAGCGCGTACGCGGCCTGGGTGTCCATCTCCGTCGGCTGCAACAACACCTGCACCTTCTGCATCGTCCCGGCGCTGCGCGGCAAGGAGAAGGACCGCCGCACCGGCGACATCCTCGCCGAGATCGAGGCGCTGGTCGGCGAGGGCGTCAGCGAGATCACCCTGCTCGGCCAGAACGTCAACGCCTACGGCTCCGACATCGGCGACCGCGAGGCCTTCGGCAAGCTGCTGCGCGCGTGCGGCGCGATCGAGGGCCTGGAGCGCGTCCGCTTCACCTCCCCGCACCCGCGCGACTTCACGGACGACGTCATCGCCGCCATGGCCGAGACGCCCAACGTGATGCCGCAGCTGCACATGCCGCTGCAGTCCGGCTCGGACACGGTCCTGAAGGCGATGCGCCGTTCCTACCGGCAGGAGCGCTACCTCGGGATCATCGAGAAGGTGCGCGCCGCCATCCCGCACGCGGCGATCACCACCGACATCATCGTGGGCTTCCCCGGCGAGACCGAGGAGGACTTCGAGCAGACGCTGCACGCGGTGCGCGAGGCGCGGTTCGCGCAGGCGTTCACCTTCCAGTACTCCAAGCGCCCCGGCACGCCGGCAGCGACGATGGAGGACCAGATCCCCAAGGAGGTCGTGCAGGCGCGGTACGAGCGTCTTGTCGCCCTCCAGGAGGAGATCTCCTGGGAGGAGAACAAGAAGCAGGTCGGCCGCACCCTGGAGCTGATGGTCGCCGAGGGCGAGGGCCGCAAGGACGGCGCCACCCACCGCCTCTCCGGCCGCGCCCCCGACAACCGCCTGGTCCACTTCACCAAGCCGGAGCAGGAGGTCCGCCCCGGCGACGTGGTGACCGTGGAGGTCACCTACGCCGCCCCGCACCACCTCCTCGCCGAGGGCGCCGTCCTCGGCGTGCGCCGCACGCGCGCGGGTGATGCCTGGGAGAAGCGCACCGCCGAGAAGGCGGCGAAGCCGACGGGCGTGATGCTGGGTCTGCCGAAGATCGGCGCCCCGGAGCCGGTGCCGGCGCCCGCGGCGACCGGCTGCGGCTGCGACTGA
- a CDS encoding class III extradiol dioxygenase subunit B-like domain-containing protein gives MLVAAAVCPCPPLLVPEVAAGAAPELDPVRTACSDALAVLAAARADRLVVVGPAGQSGRGPHPEGARGSLRGFGVDLAVRLGDGGADTPAGRELPPSLAVAAWLLERTGWSGAPVEGLGVGEPLAAERCVEVGRRIGGAAERVALLVMGDGSACRTLKAPGYLDERAAPFDAAVARALGAADVEALKALDAELAHELKAAGRAPWQVLAGAAEGTAPAGALLYDDAPYGVGYFVATWS, from the coding sequence ATGCTTGTCGCTGCCGCAGTCTGCCCCTGTCCGCCGCTCCTCGTGCCCGAGGTCGCCGCGGGTGCCGCGCCCGAGCTGGACCCCGTGCGCACCGCCTGCTCCGACGCGCTGGCCGTGCTCGCCGCAGCCCGGGCGGACCGCCTCGTCGTCGTCGGGCCTGCCGGGCAGTCGGGACGCGGTCCGCACCCCGAGGGCGCCCGGGGTTCGTTGCGGGGCTTCGGAGTGGATCTCGCCGTCCGGCTGGGCGACGGCGGCGCGGACACGCCCGCAGGACGGGAGCTGCCGCCGTCCCTCGCCGTGGCGGCCTGGCTGCTCGAGCGGACCGGCTGGTCGGGCGCCCCCGTGGAGGGCCTGGGCGTGGGCGAGCCGCTCGCTGCCGAACGGTGCGTCGAGGTCGGCCGCAGGATCGGCGGGGCGGCGGAGCGGGTCGCCCTCCTGGTGATGGGCGACGGCAGTGCGTGCCGGACGCTGAAGGCCCCGGGTTACCTCGACGAGCGCGCGGCGCCGTTCGACGCGGCGGTCGCCCGGGCGCTCGGCGCCGCGGACGTCGAGGCCCTCAAGGCACTGGACGCCGAACTGGCCCACGAGCTCAAGGCGGCGGGCCGGGCGCCCTGGCAGGTGCTGGCGGGCGCCGCCGAGGGCACGGCGCCGGCCGGCGCCCTGCTGTACGACGACGCGCCGTACGGCGTGGGGTACTTCGTCGCGACCTGGTCGTAG
- a CDS encoding antitoxin, producing MGLLDSLKAKLTPARGKVSDLALQHGDKVQHGIDKAAHVVDEKTKGKYSDRIHTGTGKAKGAMDRLAHKDGSAGGGDTFTPPNTPPPAS from the coding sequence ATGGGTCTCTTGGACAGTTTGAAGGCCAAGCTCACCCCGGCCAGAGGCAAGGTCTCGGACCTCGCGCTCCAGCACGGGGACAAGGTCCAGCACGGCATCGACAAGGCCGCGCACGTCGTCGACGAGAAGACCAAGGGCAAGTACAGCGACAGGATCCACACGGGCACCGGCAAGGCCAAGGGCGCCATGGACCGGCTCGCGCACAAGGACGGCTCAGCGGGGGGCGGCGACACCTTCACACCGCCGAACACGCCCCCGCCGGCCTCCTGA
- the miaA gene encoding tRNA (adenosine(37)-N6)-dimethylallyltransferase MiaA, whose product MSSAPPAPRVIAVVGPTAAGKSDLGVFLAQRLGGEVVNADSMQLYRGMDIGTAKLTAEERGGVPHHLLDVWDVTVTASVAEYQRLAREHIDALLAAGRWPILVGGSGLYVRGAVDNLEFPGTDPEVRARLEEELTLRGSGALHARLAAADPEAAQAILPGNGRRIVRALEVIEITGKPFTANLPGHDSVYDTVQIGVDVARPELDARIARRVDRMWDAGLVEEVRALEAQGLRAGRTASRALGYQQVLTALNGECTQDEARAETVRATKRFARRQDSWFRRDPRVHWLSGAAADLTELPESALAFVERPVTA is encoded by the coding sequence GTGAGCAGCGCACCCCCCGCCCCCCGCGTCATCGCCGTCGTCGGACCGACCGCGGCCGGAAAGTCCGATCTGGGCGTCTTCCTGGCCCAGCGGCTCGGCGGCGAGGTCGTCAACGCCGACTCCATGCAGCTCTACCGAGGGATGGACATCGGCACCGCCAAACTGACGGCCGAGGAGCGCGGCGGCGTCCCGCACCACCTCCTGGACGTCTGGGACGTCACGGTCACCGCGTCCGTCGCCGAGTACCAGCGGCTGGCGCGGGAGCACATCGACGCCCTGCTCGCGGCGGGCAGGTGGCCGATTCTGGTCGGCGGCTCCGGCCTGTACGTCCGCGGCGCCGTCGACAACCTGGAGTTCCCCGGCACCGACCCCGAGGTCCGCGCCCGGCTGGAGGAGGAGCTCACCTTGCGCGGCTCGGGAGCCCTGCACGCCCGGCTGGCCGCGGCCGACCCCGAGGCCGCGCAGGCGATCCTGCCCGGGAACGGCCGCCGTATCGTCCGGGCCCTCGAGGTGATCGAGATCACCGGCAAGCCCTTCACCGCCAATCTGCCCGGACACGACTCGGTCTACGACACCGTCCAGATCGGCGTGGACGTGGCGCGCCCGGAACTCGACGCACGCATCGCCCGCCGCGTCGACCGGATGTGGGACGCGGGACTCGTGGAGGAGGTCCGCGCGCTGGAGGCCCAGGGCCTGCGCGCGGGCCGTACGGCCTCACGCGCGCTCGGCTATCAGCAGGTCCTCACGGCCCTGAACGGCGAGTGCACGCAGGACGAGGCGCGCGCGGAGACCGTGCGTGCCACCAAGCGCTTCGCGCGCCGTCAGGATTCGTGGTTCAGGCGCGATCCGCGGGTGCACTGGTTGAGTGGGGCTGCGGCTGATCTCACAGAACTTCCGGAGTCCGCACTGGCGTTCGTGGAGCGACCGGTCACAGCCTGA